A portion of the Daphnia magna isolate NIES linkage group LG4, ASM2063170v1.1, whole genome shotgun sequence genome contains these proteins:
- the LOC116921026 gene encoding mast/stem cell growth factor receptor kita isoform X1 — MVDIFQTFIRGQRIKMILKKREQLIYVNSTLTISCIYAFEDSYQKKNSDIVWDFPNDLKNAEVMDVVRRLNKKFIRNETHMVSTVTLLNTRTKDTGYFECKGTPNCYLQTASIKKYVYIYDGIELISVENFLDIPHGQIHYIISCRPTHPDVKVSLVHTHQYTAQGENLLKLKDNLLEDPDSNWSFDQKIGLKLKKAKINDSGRYECAGLLNGKKQFSYINITVIGMELSKVNSTDEPTIGSNVTLICRTFYTSSISKRPVWTYWIITNESMQLIDETNPPRGILIKTDRFSYRDELLYESRLVLIDVAPNAYSFQCRATETRSISFRVGGLEKDTSVIALAVALVVFTIFGIAVGVKFYTYRRGNGFAHAFDSVLNGNVNQLNTELSIENQVDFLPYDKQWEFPRHRLKLGIELGTGCFGRIFKAKAIGIKDCDGSVKTVAVKMIRSKTNATAMEDLISELKILAYLGCHLNIVNLLGACTKQINKGDLLVILEYCRFGNLQTYLIKHRNYFVNQLDEFGNLKTNGEVVNHNTVSANQGNTKVDDNQAQSNARNISVETILMNPNTEIPSAPVSIALCEPHNSTWTSDSEGSKPLWHFQQDPSTISDVSISTRDLISWSFQIARGMDYLVSKKVLHGDLAARNILLADYGVVKVADFGMSKNLYYKENYKKKGRGLLPVKWMAIESLTDRIFSSQSDVWSYGILLWEIFSLGKVPYPGMDVAHVLVKEILKGYRMDKPDFAPIFIANVMASCWNKDPKGRPTFGQMEEIICGHMESVVSSRYLNMNDPYVKLNEEKNNTTPNDLYGLAKLLQDKIPSQSTKNAKRYSASPTRLSSNENVE, encoded by the exons ATGGTTGatatttttcaaacttttattCGAGGGCAACGGATCAAGATGATTCTTAAGAAAAGAGAGCAATTAATTTATGTCAACTCGACTCTCACGATCAGTTGCATTTATGCTTTTGAAGATTcatatcaaaaaaaaaattccgatATTGTGTGGGACTTTCCAAATGATCTAAAAAATGCTGAG GTGATGGATGTAGTTCGTCGTCTTAACAAGAAATTTATCAGAAACGAGACTCATATGGTATCGACGGTTACTCTGTTGAATACGAGAACCAAAGACACCGGCTACTTTGAGTGCAAGGGTACTCCCAATTGCTACCTCCAAACGGCGTCAATCAAGAAATACGTCTACATTTATG ATGGCATAGAGTTAATCAGTGTCGAAAATTTCCTGGATATTCCGCACGGCCAAATTCATTATATAATTTCGTGTAGGCCAACTCATCCCGACGTCAAAGTGTCGTTGGTTCACACGCATCAGTACACTGCACAAGGAGAAAACTTGTTGAAACTTAAG GATAATCTTTTAGAAGATCCAGATTCGAATTGGTCATTCGACCAGAAAATCGGGCTGAAACTTAAGAAAGCCAAAATCAATGATTCCGGCCGTTATGAGTGTGCTGGATTGTTGAACGGAAAGAAGCAATTCTCTTATATAAACATAACAGTTATTG GAATGGAACTATCAAAAGTTAATAGTACGGATGAACCAACGATAGGAAGTAATGTTACATTAATTTGTCGTACCTTTTATACATCCAGCATCTCTAAGCGCCCGGTATGGACCTACTGGATCATCACTAACGAATCGATGCAACTTATCGATGAAACTAACCCGCCTAGAG GTATCCTGATTAAGACAGATCGCTTTAGTTACAGAGACGAATTACTTTACGAAAGCCGATTAGTCTTAATCGATGTAGCACCAAATGCTTATAGTTTTCAATGCCGAGCAACTGAGACGCGTAGCATTTCTTTTCGCGTTGGAGGTCTAGAAAAAGACACGAGCGTCATTGCTCTTGCTGTGGCCCTTGTAGTTTTCACTATATTCGGAATTGCTGTCGGTGTCAAATTTTACACGTACAGG AGAGGAAATGGGTTTGCTCACGCCTTTGACAGCGTACTGAATGGGAATGTGAATCAACTTAACACTGAATTATCGATCGAGAATCAAGTTGATTTTCTCCCCTATGACAAACAATGGGAATTTCCCAGGCATCGACTAAAATTGG GAATAGAGCTGGGAACGGGCTGCTTTGGCCGAATTTTTAAAGCCAAAGCTATAGGGATTAAAGACTGTGATGGAAGTGTGAAAACGGTGGCCGTTAAAATGATCAGATCAAAGACGAACGCCACCGCTATGGAAGATCTCATAAGCGAATTGAAAATTCTTGCCTATTTGGGATGTCATCTTAACATCGTTAATTTACTAGGAGCCTGTACAAAGCAAATTAACAAAG GTGATTTATTGGTAATCCTTGAATACTGCCGATTTGGCAATTTACAAACTTACCTCATCAAACATAGAAACTACTTTGTCAATCAACTGGACGAATTTGGTAATTTAAAAACGAATGGTGAAGTAGTAAATCACAATACCGTCAG TGCAAACCAAGGCAACACCAAAGTGGATGACAATCAAGCTCAGTCAAATGCAAGAAACATATCTGTTGAAACCATCCTGATGAATCCAAACACAGAGATCCCATCCGCACCCGTTTCCATCGCGTTATGTGAACCACATAATTCAA CATGGACATCTGATTCAGAAGGTTCTAAACCTTTGTGGCATTTTCAGCAAGATCCATCCACCATTTCAGATGTATCTATTTCAACACGAGATTTAATCTCATGGTCTTTCCAAATAGCTCGAGGAATGGACTACTTGGTTAGTAAAAAG GTTCTCCATGGTGATCTTGCTGCCCGTAACATTCTGCTCGCCGATTATGGAGTTGTCAAagtggccgattttggcatgTCTAAAAACTTGTACTataaagaaaactataagaaaaAAGGACGG GGGCTGTTGCCAGTCAAATGGATGGCCATTGAATCTCTGACTGATCGCATCTTTTCCAGCCAATCTGATGTCTGGTCATACGGCATTCTTCTTTGGGAAATCTTTTCTCTTGGCAAGGTTCCATATCCAG GTATGGACGTTGCTCACGTACTTGTTAAGGAAATTCTCAAAGGATATCGCATGGACAAGCCAGATTTTGCGCCCATATTCATTGCCAATGTAATGGCCAGCTGTTGGAACAAGGATCCAAAAGGAAGACCAACATTTGGGCAAATGGAAGAAATTATTTGCGGTCATATGGAATCGGTCGTCAGCTCTAGGTACCTTAATATGAATGATCCATACGTTAAACTTAATGAAGAGAAGAACAACACAACTCCCAATGACCTTTATGGTTTGGCGAAGTTGTTGCAAGATAAAATCCCTTCACAATCAACGAAAAATGCTAAACGATATTCGGCATCCCCTACACGATTGTCTTCAAATGAAAACGTCGAATAA
- the LOC116921026 gene encoding vascular endothelial growth factor receptor 1 isoform X3, whose product MVDIFQTFIRGQRIKMILKKREQLIYVNSTLTISCIYAFEDSYQKKNSDIVWDFPNDLKNAEVMDVVRRLNKKFIRNETHMVSTVTLLNTRTKDTGYFECKGTPNCYLQTASIKKYVYIYDGIELISVENFLDIPHGQIHYIISCRPTHPDVKVSLVHTHQYTAQGENLLKLKDNLLEDPDSNWSFDQKIGLKLKKAKINDSGRYECAGLLNGKKQFSYINITVIGMELSKVNSTDEPTIGSNVTLICRTFYTSSISKRPVWTYWIITNESMQLIDETNPPRGILIKTDRFSYRDELLYESRLVLIDVAPNAYSFQCRATETRSISFRVGGLEKDTSVIALAVALVVFTIFGIAVGVKFYTYRRGNGFAHAFDSVLNGNVNQLNTELSIENQVDFLPYDKQWEFPRHRLKLGIELGTGCFGRIFKAKAIGIKDCDGSVKTVAVKMIRSKTNATAMEDLISELKILAYLGCHLNIVNLLGACTKQINKGDLLVILEYCRFGNLQTYLIKHRNYFVNQLDEFGNLKTNGEVVNHNTVSANQGNTKVDDNQAQSNARNISVETILMNPNTEIPSAPVSIALCEPHNSTWTSDSEGSKPLWHFQQDPSTISDVSISTRDLISWSFQIARGMDYLVSKKVLHGDLAARNILLADYGVVKVADFGMSKNLYYKENYKKKGRAIFLSTRAVASQMDGH is encoded by the exons ATGGTTGatatttttcaaacttttattCGAGGGCAACGGATCAAGATGATTCTTAAGAAAAGAGAGCAATTAATTTATGTCAACTCGACTCTCACGATCAGTTGCATTTATGCTTTTGAAGATTcatatcaaaaaaaaaattccgatATTGTGTGGGACTTTCCAAATGATCTAAAAAATGCTGAG GTGATGGATGTAGTTCGTCGTCTTAACAAGAAATTTATCAGAAACGAGACTCATATGGTATCGACGGTTACTCTGTTGAATACGAGAACCAAAGACACCGGCTACTTTGAGTGCAAGGGTACTCCCAATTGCTACCTCCAAACGGCGTCAATCAAGAAATACGTCTACATTTATG ATGGCATAGAGTTAATCAGTGTCGAAAATTTCCTGGATATTCCGCACGGCCAAATTCATTATATAATTTCGTGTAGGCCAACTCATCCCGACGTCAAAGTGTCGTTGGTTCACACGCATCAGTACACTGCACAAGGAGAAAACTTGTTGAAACTTAAG GATAATCTTTTAGAAGATCCAGATTCGAATTGGTCATTCGACCAGAAAATCGGGCTGAAACTTAAGAAAGCCAAAATCAATGATTCCGGCCGTTATGAGTGTGCTGGATTGTTGAACGGAAAGAAGCAATTCTCTTATATAAACATAACAGTTATTG GAATGGAACTATCAAAAGTTAATAGTACGGATGAACCAACGATAGGAAGTAATGTTACATTAATTTGTCGTACCTTTTATACATCCAGCATCTCTAAGCGCCCGGTATGGACCTACTGGATCATCACTAACGAATCGATGCAACTTATCGATGAAACTAACCCGCCTAGAG GTATCCTGATTAAGACAGATCGCTTTAGTTACAGAGACGAATTACTTTACGAAAGCCGATTAGTCTTAATCGATGTAGCACCAAATGCTTATAGTTTTCAATGCCGAGCAACTGAGACGCGTAGCATTTCTTTTCGCGTTGGAGGTCTAGAAAAAGACACGAGCGTCATTGCTCTTGCTGTGGCCCTTGTAGTTTTCACTATATTCGGAATTGCTGTCGGTGTCAAATTTTACACGTACAGG AGAGGAAATGGGTTTGCTCACGCCTTTGACAGCGTACTGAATGGGAATGTGAATCAACTTAACACTGAATTATCGATCGAGAATCAAGTTGATTTTCTCCCCTATGACAAACAATGGGAATTTCCCAGGCATCGACTAAAATTGG GAATAGAGCTGGGAACGGGCTGCTTTGGCCGAATTTTTAAAGCCAAAGCTATAGGGATTAAAGACTGTGATGGAAGTGTGAAAACGGTGGCCGTTAAAATGATCAGATCAAAGACGAACGCCACCGCTATGGAAGATCTCATAAGCGAATTGAAAATTCTTGCCTATTTGGGATGTCATCTTAACATCGTTAATTTACTAGGAGCCTGTACAAAGCAAATTAACAAAG GTGATTTATTGGTAATCCTTGAATACTGCCGATTTGGCAATTTACAAACTTACCTCATCAAACATAGAAACTACTTTGTCAATCAACTGGACGAATTTGGTAATTTAAAAACGAATGGTGAAGTAGTAAATCACAATACCGTCAG TGCAAACCAAGGCAACACCAAAGTGGATGACAATCAAGCTCAGTCAAATGCAAGAAACATATCTGTTGAAACCATCCTGATGAATCCAAACACAGAGATCCCATCCGCACCCGTTTCCATCGCGTTATGTGAACCACATAATTCAA CATGGACATCTGATTCAGAAGGTTCTAAACCTTTGTGGCATTTTCAGCAAGATCCATCCACCATTTCAGATGTATCTATTTCAACACGAGATTTAATCTCATGGTCTTTCCAAATAGCTCGAGGAATGGACTACTTGGTTAGTAAAAAG GTTCTCCATGGTGATCTTGCTGCCCGTAACATTCTGCTCGCCGATTATGGAGTTGTCAAagtggccgattttggcatgTCTAAAAACTTGTACTataaagaaaactataagaaaaAAGGACGGGCGATTTTCTTGTCTACTA GGGCTGTTGCCAGTCAAATGGATGGCCATTGA
- the LOC116921026 gene encoding mast/stem cell growth factor receptor kita isoform X2, with product MILKKREQLIYVNSTLTISCIYAFEDSYQKKNSDIVWDFPNDLKNAEVMDVVRRLNKKFIRNETHMVSTVTLLNTRTKDTGYFECKGTPNCYLQTASIKKYVYIYDGIELISVENFLDIPHGQIHYIISCRPTHPDVKVSLVHTHQYTAQGENLLKLKDNLLEDPDSNWSFDQKIGLKLKKAKINDSGRYECAGLLNGKKQFSYINITVIGMELSKVNSTDEPTIGSNVTLICRTFYTSSISKRPVWTYWIITNESMQLIDETNPPRGILIKTDRFSYRDELLYESRLVLIDVAPNAYSFQCRATETRSISFRVGGLEKDTSVIALAVALVVFTIFGIAVGVKFYTYRRGNGFAHAFDSVLNGNVNQLNTELSIENQVDFLPYDKQWEFPRHRLKLGIELGTGCFGRIFKAKAIGIKDCDGSVKTVAVKMIRSKTNATAMEDLISELKILAYLGCHLNIVNLLGACTKQINKGDLLVILEYCRFGNLQTYLIKHRNYFVNQLDEFGNLKTNGEVVNHNTVSANQGNTKVDDNQAQSNARNISVETILMNPNTEIPSAPVSIALCEPHNSTWTSDSEGSKPLWHFQQDPSTISDVSISTRDLISWSFQIARGMDYLVSKKVLHGDLAARNILLADYGVVKVADFGMSKNLYYKENYKKKGRGLLPVKWMAIESLTDRIFSSQSDVWSYGILLWEIFSLGKVPYPGMDVAHVLVKEILKGYRMDKPDFAPIFIANVMASCWNKDPKGRPTFGQMEEIICGHMESVVSSRYLNMNDPYVKLNEEKNNTTPNDLYGLAKLLQDKIPSQSTKNAKRYSASPTRLSSNENVE from the exons ATGATTCTTAAGAAAAGAGAGCAATTAATTTATGTCAACTCGACTCTCACGATCAGTTGCATTTATGCTTTTGAAGATTcatatcaaaaaaaaaattccgatATTGTGTGGGACTTTCCAAATGATCTAAAAAATGCTGAG GTGATGGATGTAGTTCGTCGTCTTAACAAGAAATTTATCAGAAACGAGACTCATATGGTATCGACGGTTACTCTGTTGAATACGAGAACCAAAGACACCGGCTACTTTGAGTGCAAGGGTACTCCCAATTGCTACCTCCAAACGGCGTCAATCAAGAAATACGTCTACATTTATG ATGGCATAGAGTTAATCAGTGTCGAAAATTTCCTGGATATTCCGCACGGCCAAATTCATTATATAATTTCGTGTAGGCCAACTCATCCCGACGTCAAAGTGTCGTTGGTTCACACGCATCAGTACACTGCACAAGGAGAAAACTTGTTGAAACTTAAG GATAATCTTTTAGAAGATCCAGATTCGAATTGGTCATTCGACCAGAAAATCGGGCTGAAACTTAAGAAAGCCAAAATCAATGATTCCGGCCGTTATGAGTGTGCTGGATTGTTGAACGGAAAGAAGCAATTCTCTTATATAAACATAACAGTTATTG GAATGGAACTATCAAAAGTTAATAGTACGGATGAACCAACGATAGGAAGTAATGTTACATTAATTTGTCGTACCTTTTATACATCCAGCATCTCTAAGCGCCCGGTATGGACCTACTGGATCATCACTAACGAATCGATGCAACTTATCGATGAAACTAACCCGCCTAGAG GTATCCTGATTAAGACAGATCGCTTTAGTTACAGAGACGAATTACTTTACGAAAGCCGATTAGTCTTAATCGATGTAGCACCAAATGCTTATAGTTTTCAATGCCGAGCAACTGAGACGCGTAGCATTTCTTTTCGCGTTGGAGGTCTAGAAAAAGACACGAGCGTCATTGCTCTTGCTGTGGCCCTTGTAGTTTTCACTATATTCGGAATTGCTGTCGGTGTCAAATTTTACACGTACAGG AGAGGAAATGGGTTTGCTCACGCCTTTGACAGCGTACTGAATGGGAATGTGAATCAACTTAACACTGAATTATCGATCGAGAATCAAGTTGATTTTCTCCCCTATGACAAACAATGGGAATTTCCCAGGCATCGACTAAAATTGG GAATAGAGCTGGGAACGGGCTGCTTTGGCCGAATTTTTAAAGCCAAAGCTATAGGGATTAAAGACTGTGATGGAAGTGTGAAAACGGTGGCCGTTAAAATGATCAGATCAAAGACGAACGCCACCGCTATGGAAGATCTCATAAGCGAATTGAAAATTCTTGCCTATTTGGGATGTCATCTTAACATCGTTAATTTACTAGGAGCCTGTACAAAGCAAATTAACAAAG GTGATTTATTGGTAATCCTTGAATACTGCCGATTTGGCAATTTACAAACTTACCTCATCAAACATAGAAACTACTTTGTCAATCAACTGGACGAATTTGGTAATTTAAAAACGAATGGTGAAGTAGTAAATCACAATACCGTCAG TGCAAACCAAGGCAACACCAAAGTGGATGACAATCAAGCTCAGTCAAATGCAAGAAACATATCTGTTGAAACCATCCTGATGAATCCAAACACAGAGATCCCATCCGCACCCGTTTCCATCGCGTTATGTGAACCACATAATTCAA CATGGACATCTGATTCAGAAGGTTCTAAACCTTTGTGGCATTTTCAGCAAGATCCATCCACCATTTCAGATGTATCTATTTCAACACGAGATTTAATCTCATGGTCTTTCCAAATAGCTCGAGGAATGGACTACTTGGTTAGTAAAAAG GTTCTCCATGGTGATCTTGCTGCCCGTAACATTCTGCTCGCCGATTATGGAGTTGTCAAagtggccgattttggcatgTCTAAAAACTTGTACTataaagaaaactataagaaaaAAGGACGG GGGCTGTTGCCAGTCAAATGGATGGCCATTGAATCTCTGACTGATCGCATCTTTTCCAGCCAATCTGATGTCTGGTCATACGGCATTCTTCTTTGGGAAATCTTTTCTCTTGGCAAGGTTCCATATCCAG GTATGGACGTTGCTCACGTACTTGTTAAGGAAATTCTCAAAGGATATCGCATGGACAAGCCAGATTTTGCGCCCATATTCATTGCCAATGTAATGGCCAGCTGTTGGAACAAGGATCCAAAAGGAAGACCAACATTTGGGCAAATGGAAGAAATTATTTGCGGTCATATGGAATCGGTCGTCAGCTCTAGGTACCTTAATATGAATGATCCATACGTTAAACTTAATGAAGAGAAGAACAACACAACTCCCAATGACCTTTATGGTTTGGCGAAGTTGTTGCAAGATAAAATCCCTTCACAATCAACGAAAAATGCTAAACGATATTCGGCATCCCCTACACGATTGTCTTCAAATGAAAACGTCGAATAA